The Rhodopseudomonas palustris genome window below encodes:
- a CDS encoding Hsp33 family molecular chaperone gives MTSQAPDPTTPEMPSVRAPSAVPIDDSVLPFEVGPLDLRGRLTKLGPALDELLAKHAYPVPVAKLLGEAIVLATLLGSSLKFDGRFILQTQTDGPVSFLIVDFQAPDRLRAYARYDEAKLEPGLSSGALLGNGHLAMTIDQGPDMRRYQGLVALNGGGLEEAAHEYFLRSEQIPTKVRLAVGEEWRGGEGGRHHWRAGGMLLQFLPKSPERARQADLHPGDAPEGTQVHTVDEDDAWVEGQSLIATVEDVELIDPDLSGERLLYRLFHERGVRVFSSLPIKAECSCSRDAVSRMLARFAPQDRADMVKDGKVVVTCEFCSSVYEFTPEEAGVE, from the coding sequence ATGACCTCACAAGCCCCCGATCCGACCACCCCCGAGATGCCCTCCGTGCGCGCGCCGTCTGCGGTGCCGATCGACGACAGCGTGCTGCCGTTCGAAGTCGGCCCGCTCGATCTGCGCGGCCGGCTGACCAAGCTCGGCCCGGCGCTCGATGAGCTGCTCGCCAAGCACGCCTATCCGGTACCGGTCGCCAAGCTGCTCGGCGAAGCGATCGTGCTCGCGACGCTGCTCGGCTCGTCGCTGAAGTTCGACGGCCGCTTCATCTTGCAGACCCAGACCGACGGCCCGGTGTCGTTCCTGATCGTCGACTTCCAGGCGCCCGACCGGCTGCGGGCCTATGCGCGCTACGATGAGGCCAAGCTTGAGCCCGGCCTCAGCTCCGGTGCACTGCTCGGCAACGGCCATCTGGCGATGACCATCGACCAGGGCCCCGACATGCGGCGCTATCAGGGTCTCGTCGCCTTGAACGGCGGCGGCCTGGAGGAAGCGGCGCACGAGTACTTCCTGCGCTCCGAACAGATCCCGACCAAGGTGCGGCTCGCAGTCGGCGAAGAGTGGCGCGGCGGCGAAGGCGGCCGGCATCACTGGCGCGCCGGCGGCATGCTGCTGCAATTCCTGCCGAAGTCGCCGGAGCGCGCGCGCCAGGCCGATCTGCATCCCGGCGACGCGCCGGAAGGCACGCAGGTTCACACCGTCGATGAGGACGACGCCTGGGTCGAAGGCCAGTCGCTGATCGCGACCGTCGAGGATGTCGAACTGATCGATCCGGATCTGTCCGGCGAACGGCTGCTGTATCGGCTGTTTCACGAACGCGGCGTGCGCGTGTTCTCGTCGCTGCCGATCAAGGCGGAATGCTCGTGCTCGCGCGACGCCGTCTCCCGCATGCTCGCCCGCTTCGCCCCGCAGGACCGCGCCGACATGGTCAAGGACGGCAAGGTCGTGGTGACCTGCGAGTTCTGCTCATCGGTGTATGAGTTTACGCCTGAAGAGGCTGGGGTGGAGTAA
- the argF gene encoding ornithine carbamoyltransferase, which produces MSSSSNTPRHFLDLTELPTSELRNMLAAAVAMKAKRKANADADKPLSGKTLAMIFDKPSTRTRVSFDVGMRQLGGESIMLTGAEMQLGRGETIADTARVLSRFVDIIMIRILNHEALLELAANATVPVINGLTRKSHPCQVMADVMTFEEHRGPIKGRTIAWTGDDNNVLASFAHAAQRFDFKLNIATPPQLSPSKALRDWIKQSGAAITIGTDPEEAVRGADCVVTDTWVSMGDKDGEHRHNLLKPYQVNAKLMSLAHKDAIFMHCLPAHRGEEVTDEVIDGPQSVVFDEAENRLHAQKGILAWCLGAVA; this is translated from the coding sequence ATGAGCAGCTCCAGCAACACGCCGCGGCACTTCCTCGATCTGACCGAACTGCCGACCTCCGAGCTCCGCAACATGCTGGCCGCTGCGGTCGCCATGAAGGCGAAGCGCAAGGCGAACGCCGATGCCGACAAGCCGCTCTCCGGCAAGACGCTGGCGATGATCTTCGACAAGCCGTCGACCCGGACGCGGGTGTCGTTCGACGTCGGCATGCGCCAGCTCGGCGGCGAGTCGATCATGCTGACCGGTGCCGAGATGCAGCTCGGCCGCGGCGAGACCATCGCCGACACCGCGCGGGTGCTGTCGCGCTTCGTCGACATCATCATGATCCGCATCCTCAATCACGAGGCGCTGCTGGAGCTCGCCGCCAACGCCACCGTGCCGGTGATCAACGGCCTGACTCGCAAGTCGCATCCGTGCCAGGTGATGGCCGACGTGATGACGTTCGAGGAGCATCGCGGCCCGATCAAGGGGCGCACCATCGCCTGGACCGGCGACGACAACAACGTGTTGGCGTCGTTCGCTCACGCCGCCCAGCGCTTCGACTTCAAGCTCAACATCGCCACCCCGCCGCAGCTGTCGCCCAGCAAGGCGCTGCGCGACTGGATCAAACAGAGCGGCGCGGCGATCACCATCGGCACCGATCCGGAGGAAGCCGTGCGCGGCGCCGACTGCGTCGTCACCGACACCTGGGTGTCGATGGGCGACAAGGACGGCGAGCACCGCCACAATTTGCTCAAGCCCTATCAGGTCAACGCCAAGCTGATGTCGCTCGCCCACAAGGACGCGATCTTCATGCACTGCCTGCCGGCGCATCGCGGCGAAGAGGTCACCGACGAGGTGATCGACGGCCCGCAGTCGGTGGTGTTCGACGAAGCCGAAAACCGCCTGCACGCCCAAAAGGGCATTCTGGCCTGGTGCCTCGGCGCGGTGGCGTAA
- a CDS encoding aspartate aminotransferase family protein, with translation MSQSASTSHLLPVFARADVAFERGEGVWLHGTDGERYLDFTSGVAVNALGHCHPHLVEALQQQATKLWHMSNLFKSPDGEKLAARLCEQSFADKVFFCNSGAEAVECALKMARHYHFSKGEPERTRVITFEGAFHGRTLGTLAATGSAKYLEGYGKPLDGFDQLPLGDLDAVKAAIGPNTAAILIEPLQGEGGVRSPELAFFRGLRELCDAHGLLLIFDEVQTGMGRTGELFAYKRVGVAPDLMSLAKALGGGFPIGACLSTAEAAKGMAPGAHGSTFGGNPLAVAAANAVLDIMLQPGFFDHVKKMSLLLKQKLAGVVDRHPRVVSEIRGEGLLLGLKAVVPSPELIAALRAEKLLTVGAGDNVVRLLPPLIVSEAELDEAIGRLERACVTLAGQAAQKEAV, from the coding sequence ATGTCTCAGAGCGCTTCAACGTCCCATCTCCTCCCGGTTTTCGCCAGAGCGGATGTCGCGTTCGAGCGCGGCGAAGGTGTCTGGCTGCACGGAACTGATGGCGAGCGCTACCTCGATTTCACCAGCGGCGTCGCCGTCAACGCGCTCGGCCATTGCCATCCGCATCTGGTCGAAGCCTTGCAGCAGCAGGCGACCAAACTGTGGCACATGTCCAACCTGTTCAAGAGCCCGGACGGCGAGAAGCTGGCGGCGCGGCTGTGTGAACAGAGCTTTGCCGACAAGGTGTTCTTCTGCAATTCGGGCGCTGAAGCGGTCGAGTGCGCGCTGAAGATGGCGCGGCACTATCACTTCTCCAAAGGCGAGCCCGAGCGCACCCGGGTGATTACTTTCGAAGGCGCGTTCCACGGCCGCACGCTCGGCACGCTCGCCGCTACCGGCTCGGCAAAGTACCTGGAAGGTTACGGCAAGCCGCTCGACGGTTTCGATCAGTTGCCGCTCGGTGACCTCGATGCGGTCAAGGCCGCGATCGGTCCGAATACCGCCGCGATCCTGATCGAGCCGCTGCAGGGCGAGGGCGGCGTGCGCTCGCCGGAGCTGGCGTTCTTCCGCGGCCTGCGCGAGCTGTGCGACGCGCACGGCCTGCTGCTGATCTTCGACGAAGTCCAGACCGGCATGGGCCGCACCGGCGAACTGTTCGCCTATAAGCGGGTCGGCGTCGCGCCGGATTTGATGTCGCTGGCCAAGGCGCTCGGCGGCGGCTTTCCGATCGGCGCCTGCCTGTCGACCGCCGAGGCGGCGAAGGGCATGGCGCCGGGCGCGCACGGTTCGACCTTCGGCGGTAATCCGCTGGCCGTCGCGGCCGCCAACGCGGTGCTCGACATCATGCTGCAGCCGGGCTTCTTCGACCACGTCAAGAAGATGTCGCTGCTGCTGAAGCAGAAGCTCGCCGGCGTCGTCGATCGGCATCCGCGCGTCGTCAGCGAAATCCGCGGCGAAGGCTTGCTGCTCGGCCTCAAGGCGGTGGTGCCGTCGCCCGAGCTGATCGCGGCGCTGCGGGCCGAGAAGCTGCTCACCGTCGGCGCCGGCGACAACGTCGTGCGTCTGCTGCCGCCGCTGATCGTCAGCGAGGCCGAACTTGACGAGGCGATCGGGCGACTGGAGCGCGCCTGCGTCACGCTTGCCGGGCAGGCGGCGCAGAAGGAGGCGGTGTGA
- a CDS encoding GcrA family cell cycle regulator, which yields MTALTWTDERVEQLKKLWEGGLSASQIAAELGNVTRNAVIGKVHRLGLSGRAKSPTSAAPRPRKARPVQQMMRVTRPVARGNTALAHAFEVEAEPDPIAFDNVVPMNQRLSLLELNEATCHWPVGDPSSPEFFFCGGKSLPGLPYCAHHSRIAYQPVGDRRRAAPKTTR from the coding sequence ATGACGGCATTGACCTGGACCGACGAGCGCGTCGAGCAGTTGAAGAAATTGTGGGAGGGCGGGCTGTCGGCGAGTCAAATTGCCGCCGAGCTTGGCAACGTCACCCGCAATGCCGTGATCGGCAAGGTCCACCGCCTCGGCCTGTCGGGCCGGGCCAAGAGCCCCACGTCGGCAGCGCCGCGGCCGCGCAAGGCGCGCCCGGTGCAGCAGATGATGAGGGTGACCCGCCCGGTGGCGCGCGGCAACACCGCGCTGGCGCACGCTTTCGAAGTGGAAGCCGAGCCCGATCCGATCGCCTTCGACAACGTGGTTCCGATGAACCAGCGGCTGTCTCTGCTGGAACTCAACGAAGCCACCTGCCACTGGCCGGTCGGCGATCCGTCGAGCCCGGAATTCTTCTTCTGCGGCGGCAAGTCGCTGCCGGGCCTGCCCTACTGCGCGCATCACTCGCGCATCGCCTATCAGCCGGTCGGCGATCGCCGCCGCGCAGCTCCCAAGACCACGCGGTAA
- the phoB gene encoding phosphate regulon transcriptional regulator PhoB: protein MAARILVVEDEEALTTLLRYNLESEGYEVETVARGDDADTRMKERIPDLVVLDWMLPGLSGIELCRRLRARPETKQLPIIMLTARGEESERVRGLATGADDYIVKPFSVPELLARVKGLLRRAAPERLATVLAYGDLELDRDKRRVARSGRPIDLGPTEYRLLEFFLEHPGRVFSREQLLDGVWGRDIYIDERTVDVHIGRLRKLLNIGREQDPIRTVRGAGYALDDRFAKVEGSPS, encoded by the coding sequence ATGGCTGCGCGCATTCTGGTAGTTGAAGACGAGGAAGCGCTGACGACGCTGCTGCGATACAATCTGGAATCCGAAGGTTACGAGGTCGAGACGGTGGCGCGCGGCGACGACGCCGACACCCGGATGAAGGAGCGGATTCCCGACCTGGTAGTTCTGGACTGGATGCTGCCGGGCCTCTCCGGCATCGAGCTGTGCCGCCGGCTGCGGGCGCGGCCGGAAACCAAGCAACTGCCGATCATCATGCTGACGGCGCGTGGCGAAGAAAGCGAGCGGGTCCGTGGGCTCGCGACCGGCGCCGACGATTACATCGTCAAGCCGTTCTCGGTGCCGGAGCTGCTGGCCCGGGTGAAGGGCCTGCTGCGCCGCGCGGCGCCGGAGCGTCTCGCCACCGTGCTGGCGTACGGTGATCTCGAACTCGACCGCGACAAGCGCCGGGTGGCGCGCTCCGGCCGGCCGATCGATCTCGGTCCGACCGAGTATCGCCTGCTCGAATTCTTCCTGGAGCATCCGGGCCGGGTGTTCAGCCGCGAGCAACTGCTCGACGGCGTCTGGGGCCGTGACATCTATATCGATGAGCGCACCGTCGACGTGCATATCGGCCGCCTGCGCAAGCTGCTCAATATCGGTCGCGAGCAGGACCCGATCCGCACCGTCCGCGGCGCCGGCTACGCCCTCGACGATCGCTTCGCCAAGGTCGAAGGCAGCCCGTCGTAG
- the phoU gene encoding phosphate signaling complex protein PhoU → MGFEHTTKAFDGDLQELTRLVAEMGGLAERQIVDSVDALIRRDVALASRVVAADAEIDQMQRNIEERAVLTIARRQPMAIDLREIVGAMRVATDLERIGDLSKNIAKRVNAIDSDFHPLKLIRGLEHMTDLVQSQVKAVLDAYTAHDLPAAMVVWNGDEEVDAICTSLFRELLTYMMEDPRNISFCIHLMFCAKNIERIGDHATNIAETVFYMIEGQQIMDKRPKGDMTTFANATPGN, encoded by the coding sequence ATGGGATTCGAACACACCACCAAGGCGTTCGACGGCGATCTGCAGGAGCTGACCCGGCTGGTTGCGGAGATGGGCGGTTTGGCCGAGCGTCAGATCGTCGACTCGGTCGATGCGCTGATCCGGCGCGACGTCGCGCTGGCCTCGCGCGTGGTCGCGGCCGATGCCGAGATCGACCAGATGCAGCGCAATATCGAAGAGCGCGCGGTGCTGACCATCGCGCGGCGCCAGCCGATGGCGATCGATCTGCGTGAAATCGTCGGCGCGATGCGCGTCGCCACCGACCTCGAGCGGATCGGCGATCTGTCGAAGAACATCGCCAAGCGCGTCAATGCGATCGACAGCGACTTCCATCCGCTGAAGCTGATCCGCGGCCTCGAACACATGACCGACCTGGTGCAGTCGCAGGTCAAGGCGGTGCTCGATGCTTATACGGCGCACGATCTGCCGGCCGCGATGGTGGTGTGGAACGGCGACGAGGAAGTCGACGCGATCTGCACCTCGCTGTTCCGCGAGCTGCTCACTTACATGATGGAAGATCCGCGCAACATCTCGTTCTGCATCCACCTGATGTTCTGCGCCAAGAACATCGAGCGGATCGGCGATCACGCGACCAATATCGCCGAGACGGTGTTCTACATGATCGAAGGCCAGCAGATCATGGACAAGCGCCCGAAGGGCGACATGACCACCTTCGCCAACGCGACGCCCGGTAACTGA
- the pstB gene encoding phosphate ABC transporter ATP-binding protein PstB: MTEISIATSVPSAMPPIGAQPDGPAKVTVRDLNFYYGQNHALKHINLALATNRVTAFIGPSGCGKSTLLRIFNRMYDLYPGQRAEGQVLLDNTNILDPKLDLNLLRARVGMVFQKPTPFPMTIYENIAFGVRLYEKISKSEMDGRVEKALRGAALWNEVKDKLGASGLSLSGGQQQRLCIARTIAVRPEVILFDEPCSALDPISTAKIEELIDELKEQYTIAIVTHNMQQAARVSESTAFMYLGELIEFGPTNKIFTSPSDRRTQDYITGRFG, encoded by the coding sequence ATGACCGAGATCTCGATCGCCACCAGCGTTCCGTCTGCGATGCCGCCGATCGGCGCCCAGCCGGACGGCCCGGCCAAGGTGACCGTGCGTGACCTCAATTTCTACTACGGTCAGAACCACGCGCTGAAGCACATCAACCTGGCGCTCGCCACCAACCGCGTCACCGCGTTCATCGGTCCGTCGGGCTGCGGCAAGTCGACCCTGCTGCGCATCTTCAACCGGATGTACGATCTGTATCCGGGCCAGCGCGCCGAGGGGCAGGTGCTGCTCGACAACACCAACATCCTCGACCCCAAGCTCGACCTCAACCTGCTGCGCGCGCGGGTCGGCATGGTGTTCCAGAAGCCGACGCCGTTCCCGATGACGATCTATGAGAACATCGCGTTCGGCGTCCGCCTGTACGAGAAGATCTCGAAGTCGGAGATGGACGGCCGGGTCGAAAAGGCGCTGCGTGGCGCGGCACTTTGGAATGAAGTGAAGGACAAGCTCGGCGCCTCCGGCCTCAGCCTGTCGGGCGGTCAGCAGCAGCGTCTGTGCATCGCCCGCACCATCGCGGTGCGGCCGGAAGTGATCCTGTTCGACGAGCCGTGCTCGGCGCTCGACCCGATCTCCACCGCCAAGATCGAAGAGCTGATCGACGAGCTGAAGGAACAATACACCATCGCGATCGTGACCCATAACATGCAGCAGGCGGCGCGCGTGTCGGAGTCGACCGCCTTCATGTATCTCGGCGAGCTGATCGAGTTCGGCCCGACCAACAAGATCTTCACCTCGCCGAGCGATCGGCGCACCCAGGATTACATCACCGGCCGGTTCGGCTGA
- the pstA gene encoding phosphate ABC transporter permease PstA encodes MSPIHLDNPIYKRRHRNDLVIKVLCSAAALFGVTWLALILFTLFWNGLAGLNFEIFTQNTPPPGSNEGGLLNAIVGSIIMTILGVGIGAPLGLFAGTYLAEYGKYDKLTSVIRFINDILLSAPSIIIGLFIYGAVVVTMGRFSALAGALALAVIVIPVVVRTTEDMLLLVPSSLREAASALGLPRSLVIRRIAYRAARAGLITGILLATARVAGETAPLLFTALSNQFFSLDLTKTMANLPVTINNFVQSPYAYWKQLAWTGALLITLTVLALNIGARIIGAERTTK; translated from the coding sequence ATGTCGCCGATCCATCTCGACAACCCGATCTACAAGCGCCGTCACCGCAACGATCTGGTGATCAAGGTGCTGTGCTCGGCGGCGGCGCTGTTCGGCGTCACCTGGCTGGCGCTGATCCTGTTCACGCTGTTCTGGAACGGCCTCGCCGGTCTCAACTTCGAAATATTCACCCAGAATACCCCGCCGCCGGGCTCGAACGAGGGCGGCCTGCTCAACGCCATCGTCGGCTCGATCATCATGACGATCCTCGGCGTCGGCATCGGCGCGCCGCTCGGATTGTTCGCCGGCACGTACCTCGCCGAGTACGGCAAGTACGACAAGCTGACCTCGGTGATCCGCTTCATCAACGACATCCTGCTCAGCGCGCCCTCGATCATCATCGGTCTGTTCATCTACGGCGCGGTGGTGGTGACGATGGGCCGGTTCTCGGCGCTTGCCGGCGCGCTGGCGCTGGCGGTGATCGTGATCCCGGTGGTGGTGCGCACCACAGAAGACATGCTGCTGCTGGTGCCGAGCTCGCTGCGCGAAGCCGCCTCGGCGCTCGGCCTGCCGCGCTCGCTGGTGATCCGCCGGATCGCCTATCGCGCCGCCCGCGCCGGTCTGATCACCGGCATCCTGCTGGCGACCGCCCGTGTCGCCGGTGAGACCGCGCCGCTGCTGTTCACCGCGCTCAGCAACCAGTTCTTCAGCCTGGATCTGACCAAGACGATGGCCAACCTGCCGGTGACCATCAACAACTTCGTCCAGAGCCCCTACGCTTACTGGAAGCAGCTCGCCTGGACCGGCGCGCTGCTGATCACCCTGACCGTGCTTGCCCTGAACATTGGCGCGCGCATCATCGGCGCCGAGAGGACCACGAAATGA
- the pstC gene encoding phosphate ABC transporter permease subunit PstC, producing the protein MADMAVETTGLQTAAGPYDRAKALSAFKLGDKTFYWTTRACAISVLLILGGIIISLIVGALPAIREFGFSFLTTSRWAPANDPPVLGALGPIYGTLVTSLIAMMIAIPVGLGIAIFLTELCPMWLRRPIGLAIELLAGIPSIIYGMWGFFVLGPFLAYHFQPAMIALFEGVPVLGDIFAGPPSYLSLFNASLILAIMVLPFITAISVDVFKTVPPVLKEAAYGVGCTTWEVVRSVVIPYTRVGVIGGVMLALGRALGETMAVTFIIGNSFRITGSIFSPGTTISAAIASEFAESDGLHQSGLILLGLLLFILTFLVLAAARLLLLRLELKAGK; encoded by the coding sequence GTGGCGGACATGGCGGTTGAGACGACCGGGTTGCAGACGGCTGCCGGACCTTACGATCGGGCCAAGGCCCTGAGTGCCTTCAAGCTCGGCGACAAGACCTTCTATTGGACGACGCGCGCTTGCGCGATCTCGGTGCTGCTGATCCTCGGCGGCATCATCATCTCGCTGATCGTCGGTGCCCTGCCGGCGATCCGCGAATTCGGCTTCTCGTTTCTCACCACCTCGCGCTGGGCGCCGGCCAATGATCCGCCGGTCCTCGGCGCGCTCGGCCCGATCTACGGCACGCTGGTGACGTCGCTGATCGCGATGATGATCGCGATCCCGGTCGGTCTCGGCATCGCGATTTTCCTCACCGAGCTGTGCCCGATGTGGCTGCGCCGCCCGATCGGCCTCGCCATCGAACTGCTCGCCGGCATCCCGTCGATCATCTACGGGATGTGGGGCTTCTTCGTGCTAGGCCCGTTCCTGGCCTATCACTTCCAGCCGGCGATGATCGCGCTGTTCGAGGGCGTGCCGGTGCTCGGCGATATCTTCGCCGGTCCGCCGTCCTATCTCAGCCTGTTCAACGCCTCGCTGATCCTCGCCATTATGGTGCTGCCGTTCATCACCGCGATCTCGGTCGACGTCTTCAAGACCGTGCCGCCGGTGCTGAAAGAGGCCGCCTACGGCGTCGGCTGCACCACCTGGGAAGTCGTCCGCAGCGTCGTGATCCCCTACACCCGGGTCGGCGTGATCGGCGGCGTGATGCTGGCGCTCGGCCGCGCGCTCGGCGAGACCATGGCGGTCACCTTCATCATCGGCAACTCGTTCCGGATCACCGGCTCGATCTTCTCGCCCGGCACCACGATCTCGGCGGCGATCGCCTCCGAATTCGCCGAGAGCGACGGCCTGCATCAGTCCGGCCTAATCCTGCTCGGCCTCCTGCTGTTCATTCTGACCTTCCTGGTGCTGGCGGCCGCCCGGCTGCTGCTGCTGCGGCTCGAACTCAAGGCGGGCAAGTAA
- the pstS gene encoding phosphate ABC transporter substrate-binding protein PstS — protein sequence MNFIKAIVAAGLVAASTSAFAADITGAGATFPYPVYSKWADAYKKDTGNGLNYQSIGSGAGIKQIIAKTVTFGATDAPLKPEQLDKEGLVQWPMVMGAIVPVVNLEGVKPGEMVLDGETLANIYIGKITKWDDPAIKKLNPKVSLPSDAITVVRRSDGSGTTFNFTDYLSKVSADWKAKVGSGTAVEWPVGVGAKGNEGVAGNVGQTKNSIGYVEYAYAKQNKLTYTGLVNSAGKTVQPTIAAFQAAASNADWAKAPGYYLILTNQPGEASWPITAATFILMHKEPVDKAASAEAVKFFKWAFEKGAKAAEELDYIPMPEPVVKLIEKTWAADIKS from the coding sequence ATGAATTTCATCAAGGCAATCGTCGCGGCCGGTCTGGTTGCGGCGTCGACCTCGGCCTTCGCCGCCGACATCACCGGCGCTGGCGCCACCTTCCCGTACCCCGTCTACTCGAAGTGGGCCGATGCCTATAAGAAGGACACTGGCAACGGTCTGAACTATCAGTCGATCGGTTCGGGCGCCGGCATCAAGCAGATCATCGCCAAGACCGTGACCTTCGGCGCCACCGACGCGCCGCTGAAGCCGGAACAGCTCGACAAGGAAGGCCTGGTGCAATGGCCGATGGTGATGGGCGCCATCGTGCCGGTCGTGAACCTCGAAGGCGTGAAGCCGGGCGAGATGGTGCTCGACGGCGAGACCCTGGCCAACATCTACATCGGCAAGATCACCAAGTGGGACGACCCGGCGATCAAGAAGCTGAACCCGAAGGTCAGCCTGCCGAGCGACGCGATCACCGTGGTTCGCCGCTCCGACGGTTCGGGCACCACCTTCAACTTCACCGACTACCTGTCCAAGGTCAGCGCTGACTGGAAGGCCAAGGTTGGTTCGGGCACCGCGGTCGAGTGGCCGGTCGGCGTCGGCGCCAAGGGCAACGAAGGCGTTGCCGGCAACGTCGGTCAGACCAAGAATTCGATCGGTTACGTCGAATACGCCTACGCCAAGCAGAACAAGCTGACCTACACCGGCCTGGTGAACAGCGCCGGCAAGACCGTGCAGCCGACCATCGCGGCCTTCCAGGCTGCCGCGTCGAACGCCGACTGGGCCAAGGCTCCGGGCTACTACCTGATCCTGACCAACCAGCCGGGCGAAGCCTCGTGGCCGATCACCGCCGCGACCTTCATCCTGATGCACAAGGAGCCGGTCGATAAGGCGGCGTCCGCCGAAGCCGTCAAGTTCTTCAAGTGGGCGTTCGAGAAGGGCGCCAAGGCGGCCGAAGAGCTCGACTACATCCCGATGCCGGAACCGGTCGTCAAGCTTATCGAGAAGACCTGGGCCGCGGACATCAAGAGCTGA
- a CDS encoding ATP-binding protein, whose product MTTAPAPDEQARPVRELVLAPPTPSSTSLLTHWSDRLRHAAIILIAGALALTALVLFAQLAIGPAIAAFACLVAAALVPWRLHDSSSALDDTLGVSPVEMPVVRAIVAGMPDPAVLLDRAGRVIHLNAAAAQLAPALRVRELAQFALRSPEIVTALREAIATSEPRRATYLDHGSIERWLELIIAPVQVPTAFGGTDQCMLMTFHDLTPLRRVEEMRADFVANASHELRTPLAALSGFIDTLQGQARDDPKARERFLGIMHAQATRMARLIDDLLSLSRVELSAHVRPDAIIDLKPLIKQVTDGLEPLAKERQVVIELELPEDAATIAGDREELLRLFENLIENALKYGASGGRVVVSVVAAVSGDGVPEYRALVRDFGPGIAPEHLPRLTERFYRVDVGDSRSQGGTGLGLSLVKHIVNRHRGRLLIESVLKKGATFTVCFPQGKPQV is encoded by the coding sequence ATGACCACCGCACCCGCGCCCGACGAGCAAGCCCGCCCGGTCCGCGAACTCGTACTCGCTCCGCCGACACCGTCTTCCACATCGCTGCTGACGCATTGGTCCGATCGGCTTCGCCACGCCGCGATCATCCTGATCGCCGGCGCGCTCGCGCTCACCGCGCTGGTGCTGTTCGCCCAGCTCGCGATCGGTCCGGCGATCGCGGCGTTCGCCTGCTTGGTCGCCGCCGCGCTGGTGCCATGGCGGTTGCATGACAGTTCCAGCGCGCTCGACGACACGCTCGGCGTCAGCCCGGTGGAAATGCCGGTGGTGCGTGCCATCGTCGCCGGCATGCCCGATCCGGCGGTGCTGCTCGATCGTGCCGGCCGGGTCATCCACCTCAACGCCGCTGCGGCGCAGCTCGCGCCGGCGCTGCGGGTGCGGGAGCTGGCGCAGTTTGCGCTGCGCAGCCCCGAGATCGTCACCGCGCTGCGCGAGGCGATTGCGACCTCGGAGCCGCGCCGCGCCACCTATCTCGATCACGGCTCGATCGAACGCTGGCTCGAACTGATCATCGCGCCGGTGCAGGTGCCGACCGCGTTCGGCGGCACCGATCAATGCATGCTGATGACGTTCCACGACCTGACGCCGCTGCGCCGGGTCGAGGAGATGCGCGCCGATTTCGTCGCCAATGCCAGCCACGAGCTGCGCACGCCGCTCGCGGCCTTGTCCGGCTTCATCGACACGCTGCAGGGGCAGGCGCGCGACGATCCGAAGGCGCGCGAGCGTTTCCTCGGCATCATGCACGCTCAGGCGACCCGGATGGCGCGGCTGATCGACGACCTGCTGTCGCTGTCGCGGGTCGAGCTCAGCGCGCATGTTCGCCCCGATGCGATCATCGACCTGAAGCCGCTGATCAAGCAGGTCACCGACGGCCTTGAGCCGCTGGCCAAAGAACGCCAGGTGGTGATCGAGCTGGAGCTGCCGGAGGACGCCGCGACCATCGCCGGCGATCGCGAAGAGCTGCTGCGGCTGTTCGAAAACCTGATCGAGAACGCGCTGAAGTATGGCGCCTCGGGCGGCCGTGTGGTGGTCTCGGTGGTGGCTGCCGTGTCGGGCGACGGCGTGCCGGAGTATCGCGCGCTGGTGCGCGATTTCGGCCCCGGTATCGCGCCCGAGCATCTGCCGCGGCTGACCGAAAGGTTCTACCGGGTGGACGTTGGCGACAGCCGCTCTCAGGGTGGTACGGGGTTAGGATTATCGCTGGTGAAACATATTGTTAACCGTCACCGCGGCCGTCTGCTGATCGAAAGCGTGCTGAAAAAGGGCGCCACTTTCACCGTCTGTTTCCCTCAGGGAAAGCCCCAGGTCTGA